The following coding sequences are from one Arthrobacter sp. 24S4-2 window:
- the epsC gene encoding serine O-acetyltransferase EpsC, with amino-acid sequence MSFFARLKEDLDAARSHDPAARGSFENFFAYSGLHAIWAHRLTHKLWQNPSLRFPARLISQLARFLTGIEIHPGATIGKRFFIDHGMGVVIGETAEIGEDVMIYHGVTLGGRSLAKVKRHPTIGDRVTIGAGAKILGPITIGRDSAVGANAVVVKDAPPESIITGVPATWRHRDAQRESKPAVDPAEYYIEYRI; translated from the coding sequence GTGAGCTTCTTCGCAAGACTTAAGGAAGACCTCGATGCCGCCCGGTCACACGACCCGGCGGCTCGAGGTTCTTTCGAGAACTTTTTCGCCTATTCGGGCCTGCACGCCATTTGGGCGCACCGCCTCACGCATAAGCTTTGGCAGAACCCGTCGCTTCGGTTCCCGGCCCGGCTCATATCACAGCTTGCGCGTTTCCTTACCGGGATCGAGATCCATCCTGGCGCCACGATCGGCAAGCGCTTCTTCATTGATCACGGCATGGGAGTGGTCATCGGCGAGACGGCGGAAATCGGCGAGGACGTCATGATTTATCACGGCGTAACGCTCGGTGGACGGTCCCTGGCCAAGGTCAAGCGGCACCCCACCATCGGGGACCGGGTGACTATCGGCGCCGGGGCCAAGATCCTGGGCCCCATCACCATCGGACGGGACAGCGCCGTGGGCGCCAATGCCGTAGTGGTCAAGGACGCACCGCCGGAATCCATCATCACCGGCGTTCCGGCCACGTGGCGCCACCGCGACGCCCAGCGGGAATCCAAACCTGCAGTGGATCCGGCCGAATACTACATCGAGTACCGGATCTAG
- the cysK gene encoding cysteine synthase A — MARIYDDVTQLVGGTPLVRLNRLTEGLDAQVAVKLEFYNPANSVKDRIGVAIVDAAEKSGALKPGGTIVEGTSGNTGIALAMVGAARGYKVILTMPETMSTERRVMLRAFGAEIVLTPGSEGMRGAVEKAQEIVANTENSIWAQQFANEANPEIHRTTTAEEIWTDTDGKVDIFVSGIGTGGTITGVGQVLKERKPDVQIVAIEPKDSAILNGGAPGPHKIQGIGANFIPEILDTNVYDEVLDATLEDSVRVARDLGTKEGILGGISSGAIVWGALELAKRPENAGKLIVAVVCDFGERYISTVLYDDIRG; from the coding sequence ATGGCACGGATCTACGACGACGTCACCCAGCTGGTCGGCGGCACTCCGCTGGTCAGGCTCAACCGCTTGACCGAGGGCCTGGACGCCCAGGTGGCTGTCAAGCTGGAGTTCTACAACCCGGCCAACAGCGTCAAGGACCGTATCGGTGTCGCCATTGTCGACGCGGCGGAGAAGTCCGGCGCCCTCAAGCCCGGCGGAACCATCGTCGAAGGAACCTCCGGCAACACGGGCATCGCCCTCGCCATGGTGGGTGCCGCCCGCGGCTACAAGGTCATCCTGACCATGCCGGAGACCATGTCAACGGAACGCCGTGTAATGCTCCGTGCCTTCGGCGCAGAGATCGTGCTCACCCCGGGCTCCGAGGGTATGCGCGGCGCCGTGGAGAAGGCCCAGGAGATTGTGGCCAACACGGAGAACTCCATCTGGGCCCAGCAGTTCGCGAACGAAGCCAACCCGGAGATCCACCGCACCACCACAGCCGAGGAAATCTGGACCGACACCGACGGCAAGGTGGACATCTTTGTGTCCGGCATCGGCACCGGCGGAACTATCACCGGCGTCGGCCAGGTCCTGAAGGAACGCAAGCCGGACGTCCAGATCGTCGCCATCGAGCCGAAGGACTCCGCCATCCTGAACGGCGGCGCCCCCGGCCCGCACAAGATCCAGGGCATCGGCGCCAACTTTATTCCCGAGATCCTGGACACCAACGTGTACGACGAAGTCCTGGATGCCACCCTCGAGGACTCCGTCCGCGTGGCCCGTGACCTTGGTACCAAGGAAGGCATCCTGGGCGGCATTTCCTCCGGCGCGATCGTCTGGGGAGCCCTCGAACTGGCCAAGCGCCCGGAGAACGCCGGCAAGCTCATCGTTGCCGTCGTCTGCGATTTCGGTGAGCGTTACATCTCCACCGTGCTCTATGACGACATCCGGGGCTAA
- the msrA gene encoding peptide-methionine (S)-S-oxide reductase MsrA has protein sequence MKTFVLGGGCFWCLDAVYQETRGVTAVVSGYTGGHDPYPDYYSVCSGTTGHAEVVAVSFDEDVIPADIILDMFFALHDPTTLNRQGYDVGTQYRSSMFYETTEEKILFEEAIERNQELWSHPIVTEVSRLPRFHVAEEFHQDYYAKHPEQGYCQVIINPKLAKARKYYSAWLNA, from the coding sequence ATGAAAACTTTTGTGCTTGGCGGAGGCTGTTTCTGGTGCCTTGACGCCGTCTACCAAGAAACCAGGGGCGTCACGGCGGTGGTCTCCGGCTACACCGGCGGCCACGACCCCTACCCGGACTACTACTCGGTCTGCTCCGGCACGACGGGCCACGCCGAGGTGGTGGCCGTGAGCTTCGACGAGGACGTGATCCCGGCCGACATCATCCTGGACATGTTCTTTGCCCTCCACGACCCCACCACCCTCAACCGCCAGGGTTACGACGTCGGCACCCAGTACCGCTCGTCCATGTTCTATGAGACCACAGAGGAAAAGATCCTTTTCGAAGAGGCAATCGAACGGAACCAGGAACTGTGGTCCCATCCGATCGTCACGGAGGTCAGCAGGCTGCCCAGGTTCCATGTGGCCGAGGAATTCCACCAGGACTACTACGCCAAGCATCCGGAGCAGGGCTACTGCCAGGTGATCATCAACCCGAAACTGGCCAAGGCCCGGAAATATTACTCTGCATGGCTTAATGCTTAG
- a CDS encoding zinc ribbon domain-containing protein, which produces MAKAAPAEQLKLLELQGLDARLKSLSNRRRTVESDPRISDLEAALAVANGELGAAKMAVHDAEAELKRSEADVEQVVTRIERDEARLNSGTGLSKDLVALQSDIASLNKRRSALEDVELEVMERLEGLRERQAAQQKIVNDVQGSFGVIRAELDAALAEIATEAAEVGGQRSEFAAGLDAGLLAVYEKTLAKRGVGAARLFHGKSEGSGMQLSPGDLAEIKAAAEDDIVFCPDSGCILVRSAEWA; this is translated from the coding sequence GTGGCCAAGGCAGCACCGGCGGAACAGTTGAAATTGCTCGAACTGCAGGGACTCGACGCCAGGCTGAAATCGCTGTCCAACCGTCGCCGGACCGTCGAAAGCGATCCCCGGATCAGTGACCTTGAGGCCGCCCTGGCTGTGGCGAACGGCGAACTCGGGGCCGCGAAAATGGCTGTCCACGACGCCGAAGCCGAGCTCAAGCGCTCCGAGGCGGACGTTGAGCAGGTGGTTACCCGGATCGAACGGGACGAAGCCCGGCTGAACAGCGGCACCGGCCTGTCCAAGGACCTGGTTGCCCTGCAAAGTGACATTGCCTCGCTCAACAAGCGGCGCTCTGCCCTTGAAGACGTTGAACTTGAAGTCATGGAGCGCCTCGAGGGCCTCCGTGAACGCCAGGCAGCCCAGCAGAAGATCGTGAACGACGTCCAGGGATCCTTCGGCGTGATCCGCGCCGAGCTGGACGCGGCCCTGGCTGAGATTGCCACCGAGGCGGCAGAGGTTGGCGGCCAGCGCTCGGAATTCGCGGCGGGCCTCGACGCCGGCCTGCTGGCCGTCTACGAAAAGACGCTGGCCAAGCGCGGAGTCGGCGCAGCCCGGCTGTTCCACGGAAAGTCCGAAGGCTCGGGGATGCAGCTCAGCCCCGGCGATCTCGCCGAAATCAAGGCAGCTGCCGAGGACGACATCGTCTTTTGCCCGGACTCCGGCTGCATCCTGGTCCGCTCGGCAGAGTGGGCCTAA
- a CDS encoding alpha/beta hydrolase-fold protein, whose protein sequence is MAPRASGTDTQSMLLEEFLPLLAGEGLDTGRTAVFGLSMGGFGALLLASQHRVPSLRAVAAMSPAVWSLYDAGRDDNFDSAEDFAANDIFALRPELELLPKRIDCGTSDNLLYSVKDYVSDLPGGHQGGFKDGGHDSGYWRSILPDVLTFIGRNLA, encoded by the coding sequence GTGGCACCCCGCGCGTCGGGCACGGACACGCAGTCAATGCTGCTTGAGGAATTCCTTCCCCTTCTTGCCGGCGAAGGCCTCGACACCGGCCGGACAGCCGTCTTCGGGCTGTCCATGGGCGGTTTCGGCGCCCTGCTCCTTGCCTCCCAGCACCGCGTCCCGAGCCTCCGGGCCGTGGCCGCGATGAGCCCGGCGGTCTGGAGCCTGTACGACGCCGGGCGGGACGACAACTTTGACAGCGCCGAAGACTTCGCGGCCAACGACATCTTCGCCCTGCGGCCCGAGCTTGAGCTGCTGCCGAAGAGGATCGACTGCGGCACGTCCGACAACCTGCTCTACAGCGTGAAGGACTATGTGAGTGACTTGCCAGGCGGCCACCAGGGAGGGTTCAAGGACGGTGGCCACGACAGCGGTTACTGGCGTTCCATCCTCCCGGATGTCCTCACCTTCATTGGCCGCAACCTGGCCTGA
- the yaaA gene encoding YaaA family protein: MLILLPPSEGKTPAPHGAAVDWSSLSFPGLNTYRAKVLEALGHVSAHQDALALLGVGASLTADVERNTRLHTEPAAPAHQVYSGVLYDALGYQSLTAAQRRKADESVLVISALWGAIRFADQVPAYRLSMGTSLPDVGRLASFWKPQISDALAAETEGELLVDCRSSTYAAAWAPPPAQTVAVNVFTEVNGVRKVVSHFAKHTRGELARHLLTRRSTAPRTPVQLLKAAREKWDAELIEGTARKAHALNVILP; this comes from the coding sequence GTGCTGATTCTGCTGCCGCCGTCCGAAGGCAAGACCCCCGCTCCACACGGTGCCGCCGTCGACTGGTCCTCGCTGAGCTTCCCCGGACTGAACACGTACCGGGCCAAAGTGCTTGAAGCGTTGGGCCATGTCAGCGCCCACCAGGACGCCCTCGCGCTGCTCGGCGTCGGCGCCTCGCTGACTGCCGACGTCGAACGCAACACCCGGCTGCACACGGAACCGGCAGCGCCGGCGCATCAAGTCTACTCCGGGGTGCTGTACGACGCACTGGGCTATCAGTCGCTGACGGCGGCGCAGCGCCGGAAGGCGGATGAATCGGTGCTGGTCATTTCCGCCCTCTGGGGCGCCATCCGCTTTGCCGACCAGGTGCCCGCCTACCGGCTGTCGATGGGAACGTCACTGCCCGACGTCGGCCGCCTTGCCTCGTTCTGGAAGCCGCAGATCTCCGACGCGCTGGCGGCCGAAACCGAAGGGGAGCTGCTGGTGGACTGCCGCTCCAGCACCTACGCCGCGGCCTGGGCTCCCCCGCCTGCGCAGACCGTTGCCGTCAATGTCTTCACGGAGGTGAACGGCGTGCGCAAGGTGGTCAGCCACTTCGCCAAGCACACCCGCGGCGAACTCGCACGCCACCTGCTGACGCGCCGCAGCACCGCTCCCCGCACTCCCGTCCAGCTGCTCAAAGCGGCCCGGGAGAAGTGGGATGCCGAGCTGATCGAAGGCACCGCGCGCAAGGCGCACGCCCTCAACGTCATCCTGCCTTAG
- a CDS encoding Nif3-like dinuclear metal center hexameric protein, translating into MEPVNTDVAEDARNTADPAGAEPTEAAESSDVPTLGEVLLAVEELWPESLAEEWDEVGLVAGHPSAEVRRIMFAVDPTLDVIEEAIEWGADLLITHHPLLLKGVTSVAATTAKGKAVHRLIESGTGLLTVHTNGDSAVGGVSDVLADALGLHDVVPLTPARDGLPEEGIGRVGDLEDVMTLGDFAARVFGILPSVAGGVRVSGDKDGLVRRVAVCGGAGDSLFNEVRSSNADIFVTADLRHHPASEARENAVNDRPYLIDVSHFASEWLWLPPAADALGNVLSDQGHGVDIRVSTTNSDPWDFILTPGGD; encoded by the coding sequence ATGGAACCTGTGAACACCGACGTTGCAGAAGACGCGCGTAACACTGCTGATCCCGCCGGTGCTGAGCCGACCGAGGCTGCCGAATCGTCCGATGTCCCCACGCTCGGAGAGGTCCTGCTGGCGGTGGAAGAGCTCTGGCCGGAGTCCCTCGCCGAGGAGTGGGACGAAGTGGGCCTCGTGGCAGGTCACCCTTCAGCCGAAGTCCGCAGGATCATGTTCGCCGTGGATCCCACCCTGGACGTCATTGAGGAAGCCATTGAGTGGGGGGCCGACCTCCTGATCACGCACCACCCGCTGCTGCTCAAGGGGGTCACCTCGGTGGCAGCCACGACAGCCAAAGGCAAAGCAGTCCACCGCCTGATCGAATCCGGGACAGGCCTGCTGACCGTGCACACGAACGGCGACTCCGCCGTCGGCGGCGTCTCGGATGTCCTGGCCGATGCACTTGGCCTCCATGACGTGGTGCCCCTGACGCCAGCCCGGGACGGCTTGCCTGAAGAGGGGATCGGCCGGGTAGGCGACCTTGAGGACGTGATGACGCTGGGGGACTTCGCGGCGCGTGTCTTCGGTATCCTGCCATCCGTGGCGGGCGGGGTCCGGGTTTCCGGGGACAAGGACGGCCTGGTGCGCCGCGTTGCCGTCTGCGGCGGGGCGGGAGACTCCCTGTTTAATGAGGTCCGGTCGAGCAATGCCGATATCTTCGTCACCGCTGATCTGCGGCACCACCCGGCATCCGAGGCACGCGAGAACGCCGTGAATGACCGGCCCTACCTGATCGATGTTTCGCACTTTGCCAGCGAATGGCTGTGGCTGCCCCCGGCTGCCGACGCGCTCGGAAATGTCCTCAGTGACCAGGGGCACGGCGTTGACATCCGCGTCAGCACCACGAACAGCGATCCGTGGGACTTCATTCTGACTCCGGGCGGGGACTAG